CCGAGCCAGCCGCTCATCAGGTGGACGACGGCCATCGGGACGAACAGCAGCGCTCCGAAGAACAGCACCTTGCTGGCGACGACCGCCTCCAGCGACGCCTCGACCTCCAGCCTGTCGAGGACCTGTCGCTCGTTGGCGAGGTTGTACGGGACGTAGGCGAACGCGAACAGCAACACGACGAGCAGGAGTCCGACGGGGACGAGGTACTCCGAGAGGCTGTGTTCGGGGCCGACCACCTCGCGTTCGACGGTCACGTCGGCGGGGAGCGTCCGCTGGAGCGGGTAGTCGAGGACGCTGACGATTGCCTCCGACGCCTCGTGGTACGGGACGATGGAGCCGTCGACGTAGAACGTGAAGTTCGCCGTGACTCCCTCGTCGGTCAGGTCGGGCGGTACTTCGAGGACGGCGTACACCTGTTCGCGTCTCAGCGCGTCGAGTCCCGCCTCGGTGTCCTCGTAGCGTCGCGGGTCCGAGAACAGCGTCACCGCCGCGGTGGCGATGTCCAGGTCGTCCTCAGACACCGAGTCGTCGGCGGGGACGACGGCGACCGGCGAGTCACGCGGGATGACCTGGTCGAACGCGGTCGTCGTGTAGACGAACCCGCCGGGGAGGATGAGCAGCAGCAGACAGAGCGTGGCGAGGTTGTGTCTGCTCCAGCGGAGTTCCTTCCGGAGCAAGGAGCGGAGGCGGCGCATGGTTCTGACGAGCGGGTTACGACAGGTCGGGAGAACGGAAAGTTGAGTGTGTCGATTGGTCGACTCAGTACGTCGAGCCAGCGGTGCCGGTCATGGGCATCGCCAGCATCCGGTAGTAGAGGCGGACCAGGTCGGCCACCTCGTCGACCGGTTGCTCGAAGGTGAGCGAGACCCGCGACCCGTCGCGTTCGACCGTCACGTCCCGGAGCGCCTCCTTCGCCGTCTCGTTCTCGATACCTCCTCTCAGCACTGCGACGCCGCCCTCGGTCACGTCCTGCACGTCCTTCGCGTTCTCGGAGCCGCCAGCGTTCATGCCGACCGTCAGTCCGACGCTGTCGCCCTCGGAGTAGTACGACCCGGAGACGTACCGAACGTCGGAGAAGACGTTCATTTCGAGCCCCGAACCGGTGTTCTCGTAGGCAGCGTCGGGGATCTGCTGCTGGGGGATCTCCATCGCGAACTGGAGGAAGCCGTCGTGGGTGGCGTCGTACTGTTCGCGGAGTTCGCCGCCGAACGACGACCCGTCACCAGCGGCGACCGCGAGCGTGTCGTTGACGGCACCGGGCGACCCGACGACGTAGACGCCGTCGTCGATGACGCCGATGTGCTGGTCGGTTCCGAACGCGGCGGACTCATTCGGTTTGTAGACGGTGTAGCCGTTCACGGTCGTCTCCTCGTACGGGCGGTACTCGGATTCGGTGGCGTTGACGAACTCGTCGGTCGACCAGTCCGAACTGACGATGACACCGTTGTACTGGTCGCCAGTCGAAGCGACGCCGGTCGAGTTCGTGTTACCGAACACGACCGCTTCGTGGAACCCGTCTGCGCTCAGGTCGCCGGAAGCGGAGTCGTTCTCGACGGCCTCCATCGCCTCCTCGTAGCTTTCCGGCCCGTCGTACCGCTCCGACGCGTTCGCCTGCGTCTCCAGTGCCGCGTTCGCCAGCTGTTTGGTGCTGTCGTCGTCGACGACCGCGCTGTCGAAGCGCATCACCATCGTCGCGTTCTCGGGAACGTTGTCGACGAGGTCGGCGTCGTCGCCGAGGACGCCGTCGACGTCGACCGTACCGGTGTACACCGCACCCGCACCGGCGCCCGTGAGGACGAGCAGGCCGGCGAGTGCGATCTTTACCTTCTGCGCCAGGAGAATCTCTGAGAGTGCCATGGTCGGGAGGGTTCCGGTCGGGAACCGTGTCTACGGTGAATTTTCGACAGGACCGACTAATCAGTTTCGGTGATAGTCCCGTTCGGATGCCTTCTCTTTCCAGTCCCGACGGACGAAAGCCTGGTTCCGACGGCGGTCAGCCCATCCGTGCGGACTGCGCCGCGAGTTCGACGTGCGCTCGGGCCTCGCCGTCGACGCTCGGCCCGTGACCGACGTACAGGTCGTCGCCCTCTGCCACGTGGTCCAGCACGTAGTCGATGCTCTCGACGAGTCGCGACCGGTCACCCTCGGCGAGATCGGTGCGACCGAACCCGCCGCCAGCGAACACGAGGTCGCCGCCGAACAGGACGCCCGCGTCGGGCGAGTGGAAGCAGAGGTGGTCGTCCTTGTGGCCCGGCGTGTGGAGCGCGACGTACTCGTGGTCGCCGAGGACGACGGTGTCGCCGTCCGCGATGGCGTGGTCGACCCCCGGCTGGTCGGTGTCGAACCCCCACGCGTCGACCCCGAACGCCTCCTTCACCGCGTCGAGGTTGCCGACGTGGTCGGGATGCGTGTGGGTGAGGACGACGGCGTCGAGGCCGTCGACCCGGTCCCGGACGCGCTCGACGACGTCGAACTCGTTGCCCGGGTCGACGAGGACGGTCCGCTCGCCGCTGACGAGGAAGGCGTTGCTGGTGAACCCCTGGACGCCCTGTGCGAGGTTGGATATCACGGGCGGTCGTTGGACCGAGGCCGGTTAGAGCGTGTCGCTCGGGAGCCG
This region of Halomarina salina genomic DNA includes:
- a CDS encoding ABC transporter permease, encoding MRRLRSLLRKELRWSRHNLATLCLLLLILPGGFVYTTTAFDQVIPRDSPVAVVPADDSVSEDDLDIATAAVTLFSDPRRYEDTEAGLDALRREQVYAVLEVPPDLTDEGVTANFTFYVDGSIVPYHEASEAIVSVLDYPLQRTLPADVTVEREVVGPEHSLSEYLVPVGLLLVVLLFAFAYVPYNLANERQVLDRLEVEASLEAVVASKVLFFGALLFVPMAVVHLMSGWLGYANTGVAPAAILAYLLTFLGLVALSTAIMLLFRFDVVGRFVNIVVLFGLLAFSNTIYPAGFFSPIRREIARASPLHYATIVARSSMLKGMTVTDFLDWFAGLALVTLGAFVLLELSIVRYRRVR
- a CDS encoding MBL fold metallo-hydrolase, with translation MISNLAQGVQGFTSNAFLVSGERTVLVDPGNEFDVVERVRDRVDGLDAVVLTHTHPDHVGNLDAVKEAFGVDAWGFDTDQPGVDHAIADGDTVVLGDHEYVALHTPGHKDDHLCFHSPDAGVLFGGDLVFAGGGFGRTDLAEGDRSRLVESIDYVLDHVAEGDDLYVGHGPSVDGEARAHVELAAQSARMG